A single region of the Rhodococcus sp. W8901 genome encodes:
- a CDS encoding arylsulfatase, whose translation MTTASGGFDGLDERGVPSFARGYEKHPGKIGRTTAESERAWPRERRAPEGAPNVVLILLDDMGYSDIAPFGSEIATPNLDRLANTGVRLTNYHTTPVCSPARAAIMTGLNPHRAGFAGVANSDPGFPGTRLELDEDVLAMPEILRSHGYATFALGKWHLTRDALMNDAGDRSTWPVQRGFDRYYGTTEGCNSFFHPNRLVVDNSPVDMGDVPDDYYLTDDLTDQAVGMIKGLRANDSRKPFFMYFAHHAMHGPLGVKADDLAKYRGRYDVGWDEIRKQRHARQLEDGIFPEGTPLPPRDVGAARFDVEAWDSLPAEEREVYARYMEVYAAMVDNVDQSLGRIMDTLEELDELDNTIIVFTSDNGGTMEGGTEGTRSYMSRFVHIHGITPDWERDVERDLSLIGGPQTMVHYPRGWGMASNTPFRFYKGQTFAGGVRVPFLMSWPEGLRRDDGDNGIRGQYQYVTDVLPTLLDMIGVKTPGVRHGQPTKSIDGYSFGPVLWDGDALSTHTEQYAEYGGSRGFYRDGWKILTAHAPGTPFTDAEWELYHVAVDPNEMNNLAESEPEKLAELAAAWERAAWENTVFPLPSLGHLETSIRRPAEREFEKPVRILPGTPKLERYRSSQLIYLRSFDVEIDVNYYHGDQGILVAHGDQGGGYAVYIENGRVALAYNEYGRMHDVVADEELRQGPTTLRLSAVALPDFRWSFTLSDGDRELATIDSVMMLLGMAPFSGIDVGVNRSGPVHWGIHERHRTFPYSGDLRSVTYLPGRSADYDPALILEAERNAAAAFD comes from the coding sequence TTGACAACAGCTTCTGGCGGCTTCGACGGGCTCGATGAGCGTGGCGTCCCGTCGTTCGCCCGGGGGTACGAGAAGCACCCGGGCAAGATCGGCCGGACGACGGCGGAGTCCGAGCGGGCGTGGCCGCGTGAGCGTCGTGCACCCGAGGGGGCACCGAACGTCGTTCTGATTCTCCTGGACGACATGGGGTACAGCGACATCGCCCCATTCGGTTCGGAAATCGCGACGCCGAACCTGGACCGACTGGCCAACACCGGGGTTCGTCTCACGAACTATCACACGACTCCAGTCTGCTCACCGGCACGCGCGGCGATCATGACCGGTTTGAATCCCCACCGCGCCGGATTCGCGGGGGTCGCGAACTCCGATCCGGGATTCCCGGGAACGCGGCTCGAACTGGACGAGGACGTCCTGGCTATGCCGGAGATCCTCCGTTCGCACGGGTATGCGACGTTCGCCCTGGGAAAGTGGCATCTCACGCGTGACGCTCTGATGAACGACGCCGGGGACCGGTCGACATGGCCGGTCCAGCGTGGATTCGACCGCTACTACGGCACGACCGAGGGATGCAACAGCTTCTTCCATCCCAATCGTTTGGTCGTAGACAACAGTCCGGTGGATATGGGCGACGTTCCCGACGACTACTACTTGACCGACGACCTGACCGACCAGGCTGTGGGAATGATCAAGGGCCTGCGCGCCAACGATTCCCGTAAACCGTTCTTCATGTACTTCGCTCATCACGCGATGCACGGACCGTTGGGTGTCAAGGCCGACGATCTCGCGAAATACCGTGGCCGCTATGACGTCGGCTGGGACGAGATCCGCAAGCAGCGTCACGCGCGGCAGCTCGAGGACGGGATCTTCCCCGAAGGGACGCCACTACCTCCGCGGGACGTCGGGGCGGCGCGGTTCGACGTCGAGGCTTGGGATTCGCTGCCCGCCGAGGAACGCGAGGTCTATGCGCGGTACATGGAGGTGTACGCGGCCATGGTCGACAACGTCGATCAGAGTCTCGGCCGCATCATGGACACCCTCGAGGAACTCGACGAGTTGGACAACACCATCATCGTCTTCACCTCCGACAACGGCGGCACCATGGAGGGCGGGACGGAGGGCACACGCAGCTACATGAGTCGGTTCGTCCACATCCACGGAATAACGCCGGACTGGGAGCGAGACGTCGAGCGTGACCTCTCGCTCATCGGCGGTCCGCAGACGATGGTTCACTACCCGCGTGGGTGGGGCATGGCGTCGAACACCCCGTTCCGCTTCTACAAGGGACAGACGTTTGCCGGCGGGGTACGTGTGCCGTTCTTGATGTCGTGGCCGGAGGGACTGCGTCGTGACGATGGAGACAACGGAATTCGAGGGCAATACCAGTACGTGACCGACGTGCTGCCCACCTTGCTCGACATGATCGGGGTCAAAACACCGGGCGTGCGCCACGGGCAGCCCACCAAGTCGATCGACGGATACAGTTTCGGTCCTGTTCTCTGGGACGGCGACGCACTCAGTACCCACACCGAGCAGTACGCGGAATACGGCGGAAGCCGTGGGTTCTACCGGGACGGCTGGAAGATTCTGACCGCTCACGCCCCCGGGACCCCGTTCACCGACGCGGAGTGGGAGCTGTACCACGTTGCGGTCGATCCCAACGAGATGAACAACCTAGCGGAGTCCGAGCCGGAGAAGCTCGCCGAACTGGCCGCCGCCTGGGAGCGCGCGGCCTGGGAGAACACGGTCTTCCCGCTGCCAAGTCTCGGACATCTCGAGACATCGATCCGACGACCTGCCGAACGCGAGTTCGAGAAACCGGTCAGGATTCTCCCGGGCACGCCGAAACTCGAACGCTACCGCTCGAGCCAGCTGATCTATCTGCGTTCGTTCGATGTGGAAATCGACGTGAACTACTACCACGGTGACCAGGGAATCCTGGTCGCGCACGGTGACCAGGGTGGAGGCTACGCCGTCTACATCGAGAACGGTCGTGTCGCGTTGGCGTACAACGAGTATGGGCGCATGCACGACGTTGTCGCCGACGAGGAGCTTCGTCAGGGCCCGACGACCCTGCGGTTGTCCGCGGTAGCACTGCCCGACTTCCGGTGGTCGTTCACCCTGTCGGACGGCGACCGCGAACTCGCGACGATCGATTCGGTGATGATGTTGCTCGGGATGGCACCGTTCAGCGGAATCGACGTGGGGGTCAACCGATCCGGGCCCGTGCACTGGGGTATCCACGAGCGCCACCGGACCTTCCCGTACTCCGGTGACCTCCGATCGGTGACATATCTGCCGGGCCGATCCGCGGACTACGATCCCGCGTTGATCCTTGAAGCGGAGCGCAACGCCGCTGCTGCATTCGACTGA
- a CDS encoding TetR/AcrR family transcriptional regulator translates to MAQTNRTDRQRIGAKGRQTEQTIKDAARKVFARDGYLNARITDIADEAGKSPAALYNYFDNKREILEVLLQDFMDLVVDPSDDATPVSRYTRATLRSDVAGFWRAYTEFLPELVGVHHAAAVDSEFVQVWMSMREVGVRKIARLVSAMQAKGSVDQDLDPYVAASALSSMLEHSCYLWLGMSAQGSGRPASDDQAIDTISYLWSRSLGIGDEVL, encoded by the coding sequence GTGGCGCAGACGAACCGAACCGACCGCCAACGCATCGGGGCCAAGGGGCGGCAGACCGAGCAGACGATCAAGGATGCTGCACGCAAGGTCTTCGCGCGCGATGGCTACCTCAATGCCAGGATCACCGACATCGCTGACGAGGCCGGGAAGTCTCCGGCCGCGCTGTACAACTACTTCGACAACAAGCGCGAGATCCTCGAAGTGTTGTTGCAGGACTTCATGGATCTTGTTGTCGACCCGAGCGACGACGCCACACCCGTCAGCAGGTACACCAGGGCTACCCTCAGATCGGATGTCGCCGGCTTCTGGCGTGCATACACAGAATTCCTGCCCGAGTTGGTCGGCGTCCATCACGCGGCGGCAGTGGATTCCGAGTTCGTGCAGGTATGGATGAGTATGCGCGAAGTGGGTGTGCGGAAGATCGCTCGACTCGTCTCGGCGATGCAGGCCAAAGGCTCTGTGGACCAGGATCTGGACCCCTACGTCGCCGCTTCCGCGCTCTCGTCGATGCTCGAGCACAGCTGCTACTTGTGGCTCGGGATGAGCGCACAGGGATCCGGACGGCCGGCTTCCGACGACCAAGCGATCGACACCATCAGTTATCTGTGGTCGCGGTCCCTCGGGATCGGTGACGAAGTGCTCTGA
- a CDS encoding ABC transporter permease yields MTKIVLHRLLSLVPVLLVVSWLAFFLLNASPSNIVSSILGDTATDESIAQTKEKLGLDQGVWARYFDWLSAVVRGDFGSSYLDGSGVWTSVMDRLPVTLSLTLGGLILTVAFGVPAGIAAARRPGGVLDRFLTIIGSGLIAVPSFWAGMMLSTWFGVKLGWLPSGGYVPFAESPSMWAASLVLPSIALALTPAASVARQMRVSMIANLDSDYVRTARAKGVSESAIIRRHVLRNALGPVATVIGFQVATMIGGSFVIEVIFSLPGLGGLTVPAVLASDTPVIMVVIMVVAVAVLITNLMVDLLYNYFDPRVREL; encoded by the coding sequence ATGACGAAAATTGTTCTCCACCGGTTGCTTTCGCTAGTTCCTGTTCTTCTCGTCGTGTCGTGGTTGGCGTTCTTTCTGTTGAACGCGTCGCCCAGCAACATCGTCAGTTCGATCCTGGGCGACACTGCGACGGACGAGTCGATTGCGCAGACGAAAGAAAAGCTGGGACTTGATCAGGGTGTTTGGGCGCGATACTTCGATTGGTTGTCCGCGGTTGTGCGTGGCGACTTCGGGTCGTCGTACTTGGACGGCTCGGGTGTCTGGACTTCGGTCATGGACAGGCTCCCGGTTACGCTCTCGCTCACCCTGGGGGGATTGATCCTTACGGTAGCGTTCGGCGTGCCCGCTGGGATTGCCGCGGCCCGCCGGCCGGGGGGTGTCCTCGATCGGTTCTTGACGATTATCGGGTCGGGACTTATTGCGGTGCCGAGTTTTTGGGCAGGCATGATGCTGTCGACATGGTTTGGGGTCAAGCTCGGGTGGCTACCGTCCGGCGGCTATGTTCCGTTCGCGGAGTCGCCTTCTATGTGGGCCGCGAGCCTCGTATTGCCGAGTATCGCGCTTGCCCTGACGCCCGCCGCATCGGTAGCCCGGCAAATGCGCGTGTCGATGATCGCAAATCTGGACTCCGACTATGTTCGGACTGCACGAGCAAAGGGCGTATCCGAATCGGCGATCATCCGTCGTCACGTGTTACGTAATGCGCTCGGACCGGTCGCCACTGTGATCGGATTCCAGGTCGCAACGATGATCGGTGGCTCGTTCGTCATCGAGGTGATCTTCTCGTTGCCCGGACTGGGCGGCTTGACTGTCCCCGCAGTGCTCGCGTCCGACACGCCGGTGATCATGGTCGTGATCATGGTCGTTGCAGTCGCGGTGCTCATCACCAATCTCATGGTGGACCTGCTGTACAACTACTTCGATCCTCGGGTGCGTGAACTATGA
- a CDS encoding ABC transporter substrate-binding protein — protein sequence MTTDAQGKVIPGLATEWQQSSDSLAMTLRPGVQFQDGTPFDAEAVEWNIRKQQNQPGTRATLGLVDRIDVSRPDEVVLHLTRPAPDLVTQLASFAGLMVSPNVTQADLEGGAPAGTGPYQIDAASSQKNDTYVYRAFDEYNGPHAPLFRTVTGRVISDDVSRTNALRSGRIDGGFLSASQVNDVDGRVGIESARAYVQALVILDASPGKPLGDPLVREAIARAIDRDAFGKAVNFGRSYPQDVLLESGLPGAIDGYIGYSYDPERARRLIADSGYTDIRLEIPVQGGFRLGGEALASMLEQVGVHVDLVPVAIGQDTAGILAGKFNSTYTFVPDIDPESLYAKFVSPRAPFNPFKISDPDIEAAHARALAAPEGQPEQDAAYEDMLRSLYDSARIIPIARVESVFGYDESRLSDVHAWSGVPGFPRFADLRPRN from the coding sequence ATGACCACCGACGCGCAGGGAAAAGTGATTCCGGGCCTGGCCACCGAGTGGCAGCAATCCTCCGACAGCCTGGCGATGACGTTGCGTCCGGGGGTGCAATTCCAGGATGGCACTCCATTCGACGCTGAAGCTGTCGAATGGAATATCCGCAAGCAGCAGAACCAGCCGGGAACCCGCGCGACACTCGGACTCGTCGATCGGATCGATGTGTCCCGGCCGGACGAGGTGGTGCTGCATCTAACGAGACCGGCACCTGACCTGGTCACCCAGCTCGCGTCGTTCGCGGGCCTGATGGTCAGCCCCAATGTCACGCAAGCGGACCTCGAGGGGGGTGCACCAGCGGGAACCGGGCCGTACCAAATCGACGCTGCGTCATCCCAGAAGAACGACACGTACGTCTACCGTGCTTTCGACGAGTACAACGGCCCGCACGCACCGCTCTTTCGGACGGTTACAGGTCGCGTGATCAGCGACGATGTGTCACGAACCAACGCACTGAGATCCGGCCGCATCGATGGAGGGTTCTTGTCGGCGTCGCAAGTGAATGACGTCGACGGACGAGTGGGAATCGAGAGCGCTCGGGCATACGTTCAGGCGCTGGTCATTCTCGACGCATCCCCGGGAAAGCCCCTGGGAGATCCCCTGGTTCGTGAGGCAATCGCGCGTGCGATCGACCGAGATGCCTTCGGCAAGGCTGTCAACTTCGGCCGGTCCTACCCACAGGACGTGCTACTCGAATCGGGGTTGCCCGGCGCCATCGATGGATATATCGGCTACTCCTACGACCCCGAGCGAGCGCGCCGGCTGATTGCGGATTCGGGCTACACCGACATCCGTTTGGAGATTCCGGTTCAAGGCGGGTTCAGACTGGGAGGTGAGGCGCTTGCGTCAATGCTCGAGCAGGTAGGAGTGCACGTCGATCTAGTTCCCGTCGCGATCGGTCAGGATACTGCTGGCATATTGGCCGGTAAGTTCAACAGCACGTACACGTTTGTCCCGGATATCGATCCCGAGAGCTTGTACGCGAAATTCGTGTCACCACGCGCGCCGTTCAATCCGTTCAAGATATCCGATCCCGATATCGAAGCAGCACATGCAAGGGCACTTGCCGCGCCCGAAGGTCAGCCCGAACAGGACGCAGCGTACGAAGACATGTTGCGCAGTCTGTACGACTCGGCGCGCATCATCCCGATCGCTCGGGTCGAGTCGGTGTTCGGGTACGACGAGTCGAGGTTATCGGACGTCCATGCGTGGAGCGGTGTCCCCGGATTCCCGCGATTCGCCGACCTACGACCCCGGAACTGA
- a CDS encoding ATP-binding cassette domain-containing protein, translating into MSAENVLVSVDELKVAYPGKRGLLRSEPPKTAVHGVSFDIEYGQTVGLVGESGSGKSTIGRAVLGLLRASGGDIRFAGHHFPPRTRAERLAHYREVQAVFQDPLSSMNPTMQIRTILAEPLLRLRGMTDADEQTHEIHELLRSVGLPTDVESAYPSELSGGQRQRVAIARALAPQPKLIICDEAVSALDVSTQAQIVNLFAELQKSRGVAYLFIAHDLGVVRHLSHKIGVLHHGNLVEWGDAAEVHDHPREDYTKRLIAAIPVPDPARQRQRRSERAAFDAAAKIGSR; encoded by the coding sequence ATGAGCGCAGAGAACGTGTTGGTGTCCGTCGACGAACTGAAGGTGGCGTACCCCGGAAAGCGGGGGTTACTGCGTTCGGAGCCGCCGAAGACCGCAGTACATGGCGTGTCGTTCGACATCGAGTACGGCCAGACAGTGGGACTGGTCGGTGAGTCGGGCTCTGGCAAGAGCACGATCGGCCGCGCGGTTCTCGGTCTACTCCGCGCATCCGGCGGCGATATTCGATTCGCAGGCCATCACTTCCCGCCGCGGACCCGTGCGGAGCGACTCGCTCATTATCGCGAGGTGCAGGCAGTCTTCCAGGATCCGCTCAGCTCGATGAATCCAACCATGCAGATCCGGACTATCCTCGCCGAGCCACTATTGCGGCTTCGTGGAATGACCGACGCAGACGAGCAGACACACGAGATTCACGAATTGCTGCGTTCGGTGGGTCTCCCGACGGACGTCGAAAGTGCTTATCCGAGTGAATTGTCGGGAGGTCAACGACAGCGGGTCGCTATCGCGAGGGCACTGGCCCCGCAGCCGAAGTTGATCATCTGTGACGAGGCGGTCAGTGCCTTGGATGTGTCCACCCAGGCCCAGATCGTCAACTTGTTCGCGGAATTGCAGAAAAGCCGTGGGGTTGCCTACCTGTTCATCGCGCACGACTTGGGGGTAGTCCGTCATCTCAGCCACAAGATCGGCGTTCTGCATCATGGAAACCTCGTCGAGTGGGGAGATGCCGCGGAGGTACACGATCACCCGCGCGAGGATTACACGAAGCGGTTGATCGCGGCTATCCCGGTGCCCGATCCGGCGCGTCAGCGTCAACGCCGCAGCGAGCGGGCGGCGTTCGATGCGGCCGCGAAAATCGGGTCACGCTGA
- a CDS encoding flavin reductase family protein gives MTQTRDSSITPEVSTDPVVRDGGRALRDDLGHFTSGVLIVTGAVGGQPVSLTCQSFSSLSINPPIVMFCPSKASTSRQPIRTSGACCINALAGASSS, from the coding sequence ATGACGCAGACTCGAGATTCGTCGATCACCCCTGAGGTAAGCACCGACCCTGTTGTTCGGGACGGAGGTCGCGCCTTGCGGGATGATCTCGGGCACTTCACGTCGGGTGTGCTGATCGTGACAGGTGCCGTCGGCGGGCAACCGGTGAGCCTCACCTGTCAGTCGTTCTCATCCCTTTCGATCAATCCCCCGATCGTAATGTTCTGCCCCTCGAAGGCATCGACGAGCCGGCAGCCGATCAGGACATCGGGTGCCTGCTGCATCAATGCGCTCGCGGGAGCCAGCTCGAGCTGA
- a CDS encoding dipeptide/oligopeptide/nickel ABC transporter permease/ATP-binding protein: MTLTLSEAPQSTPAVQISQNKVPRTGVLRRFVRQRLPLAALVFLALLLLVAVFAPQLAPYDPNRANFDSLLLGPTADHWLGTDHLGRDTLSRLIFATRIAVFAGVEAVLIAVVIGVPVGLASGYLGGWIDRLMMRVIDILLALPGLVVALAIIAALGTGLTNAMLAVGFLFSIRLARLVRGSVLSVREELYVDAAELSGAPRLRVVARYVLPNVSAPILVEVALFFGIALLIESTLSFLGVGVQPPQASWGIMLSEARMYIGQQPFLAIPAGVMLTVTVLAFNLTADGLAAALGPVRAGLGRRRAIDHELIPAAVDADAVLAVTDLSVTFPSENGDLPIVRNVSLSLKPGEILGLVGESGSGKSVTALTIMGLAAPGARLRGSICVTGEEMVDADERQLRKIRGARMAMVFQDPSKALNPAMTIGKQIAESLMIHQGMDRAAARNESIALLDRVGVRNPQDRVDDYPHQFSGGMAQRVVIAIALSCNPDVLIADEPTTALDVTTQAQVLDLLRDLRDERGLAILLITHDLGVVADICDKAAVMYAGEIVETADIEDLFSGPRHPYTRALIDATPDGDAVDRPLAAIPGIVPRPGSVPDGCSFADRCTLVMPECRNGRPALRVLESNRESRCIRTQDSAELLEDAR, from the coding sequence ATGACCTTGACATTGTCCGAAGCGCCACAGTCGACACCGGCTGTGCAGATCTCGCAGAACAAGGTTCCACGGACCGGCGTTCTACGTCGGTTCGTCCGGCAACGGCTTCCACTCGCGGCGCTCGTATTTCTGGCGCTGCTCCTGCTTGTCGCGGTGTTCGCGCCGCAGCTCGCTCCCTACGATCCGAACCGTGCAAATTTCGATTCACTTTTGTTGGGTCCAACAGCTGATCATTGGCTCGGAACTGACCACCTTGGTCGAGATACACTGAGTCGCTTGATCTTTGCGACTCGGATTGCGGTGTTCGCCGGGGTCGAGGCAGTTCTCATCGCTGTGGTGATCGGCGTGCCTGTCGGGCTGGCATCGGGATACCTCGGTGGGTGGATTGACCGCCTGATGATGCGTGTTATTGACATCCTGCTGGCTCTGCCCGGCCTGGTGGTCGCACTTGCGATCATTGCCGCGTTGGGTACCGGGCTGACAAACGCGATGCTGGCGGTCGGCTTCTTGTTCTCGATTCGCCTCGCACGATTGGTCCGAGGTTCGGTGTTGTCCGTACGAGAGGAGCTTTACGTCGACGCAGCCGAGTTGTCGGGCGCTCCGCGGTTGCGGGTGGTTGCTCGGTACGTCCTTCCTAATGTGTCGGCGCCAATCCTGGTCGAGGTTGCACTGTTCTTCGGCATCGCGTTGTTGATCGAATCGACCCTGAGTTTCCTCGGTGTCGGTGTTCAACCGCCACAAGCGAGTTGGGGAATCATGTTGTCCGAAGCGCGGATGTACATCGGCCAGCAGCCGTTCCTGGCGATCCCCGCGGGCGTCATGCTGACTGTCACCGTCCTCGCCTTCAACTTGACTGCCGACGGACTGGCCGCCGCGCTAGGTCCGGTGCGGGCAGGTCTGGGACGCCGTCGCGCAATCGATCATGAATTGATTCCGGCTGCAGTCGATGCAGACGCGGTACTGGCGGTCACGGATCTGTCCGTGACGTTCCCGAGTGAGAACGGCGATCTTCCGATCGTGCGGAATGTGTCACTCAGTCTGAAGCCCGGCGAGATCCTCGGGTTAGTGGGGGAGTCCGGATCCGGCAAGAGCGTCACCGCGCTCACCATCATGGGACTGGCGGCTCCGGGAGCGCGCCTTCGGGGGAGCATCTGCGTGACCGGTGAGGAAATGGTCGATGCGGACGAGCGTCAGCTGCGCAAGATCCGCGGTGCGCGTATGGCGATGGTATTCCAGGATCCGTCGAAGGCGCTCAACCCCGCTATGACAATCGGGAAGCAGATCGCTGAATCTCTCATGATCCATCAGGGAATGGACCGTGCGGCTGCGCGGAATGAATCGATCGCACTGCTTGATCGAGTGGGCGTGAGGAATCCGCAGGATCGGGTCGACGACTACCCTCACCAGTTTTCGGGCGGAATGGCACAGCGAGTCGTCATTGCAATCGCCTTGTCCTGCAACCCGGACGTGTTGATCGCCGACGAACCCACGACGGCACTCGACGTCACCACTCAAGCACAGGTTCTCGATCTGTTGCGTGATCTGCGTGACGAAAGAGGTCTTGCCATCCTCCTGATCACACACGACCTCGGTGTGGTGGCTGATATCTGCGACAAGGCTGCAGTGATGTACGCCGGCGAGATCGTCGAGACGGCGGATATCGAGGACCTCTTCTCGGGCCCTCGTCACCCGTATACCCGTGCGCTCATCGACGCGACACCCGACGGCGATGCGGTCGACCGGCCACTCGCTGCTATCCCCGGTATCGTCCCACGACCGGGCTCGGTTCCCGATGGATGTTCGTTCGCCGATCGGTGCACTCTCGTCATGCCCGAGTGCCGTAACGGACGCCCGGCGCTGAGGGTTCTCGAATCCAACCGGGAATCACGGTGCATCCGTACACAAGACAGCGCAGAACTACTGGAGGACGCCCGATGA
- a CDS encoding helix-turn-helix transcriptional regulator — MILDDVPPSEPLDRMVSELLAQGLGVIVAGRGLPAIGLQRRIGRREVTVLGFDDLTFDDAETTNLIASRLPDRNALDASLLREYTGGWPAVTDLIIDMSERMPPDADISKLASNAKEYIRTEVVDALPHPQLRAYAILGQLQRFDIELATDALDDPTAVRKVRELCRSHGLVLAAPDRRGWFHLPPVIREVLNEYPEVLDIDDSATILRRASLWYERNGMWEDAFDYMLRTAPEDVIAQVQRMLRVNAPGPLGLSAPALRTFEKLPEGVKLVPSTILVLANTLIQNDLTDEAANMLSRVDPHRWVETDQIIEYYAALAFAHRCRFDHERSAAAATSARLLLSTLVGCPDSRRAYLAVRSTNQLIDVRLWEGDLDSVRSLTDSINRDIHMAASPISTVRFVAATAILALDSGDTATAEFRARESINEAARLGISGTHVTAEAHFTLGSLALESGDLAGAVSELEHARSLAAQGQFPTIVARIELTLAECAAAERRWDDASHILEATLGSIDAVRAAHDVALHRRTAANALALHTDSGAHHRARATFEYLVDAVRSGIGPFTGGAARAALRYALRQNAVEHGPALIATLAKSPEPIDTVLTHLGRAWLSADRPREAAASTIAALEIADRWGLYRTISEYTVGIDHILRSIVDDPGVSAEASGRVVRRARDLLNRVDAEPFSLLSEREIAVAALLPTRLTNKEMAAELWISANTMKTHVRHIYEKLGVTRRIEAVDRLVELGILRSTHGSP; from the coding sequence GTGATCCTCGACGACGTCCCCCCGTCGGAACCGCTGGACCGGATGGTCTCGGAACTGCTTGCACAAGGTCTCGGTGTGATCGTTGCCGGGCGAGGCCTGCCGGCAATCGGGCTACAACGACGTATCGGACGCCGAGAGGTCACCGTCCTCGGATTCGACGATCTCACTTTCGACGACGCCGAGACCACGAACCTGATCGCTTCGCGACTCCCCGACCGGAATGCGCTGGACGCCTCGTTACTGCGTGAGTACACCGGTGGATGGCCGGCGGTCACCGACCTGATCATCGACATGTCCGAGCGCATGCCGCCCGATGCCGACATCTCGAAGCTCGCGTCGAACGCCAAAGAGTACATCCGTACCGAGGTCGTCGACGCCCTGCCGCACCCGCAGCTTCGGGCGTACGCCATCCTCGGTCAGCTGCAGAGATTCGATATCGAACTCGCGACGGACGCTCTCGACGACCCGACTGCTGTCCGGAAGGTCCGCGAGCTGTGCCGATCCCACGGATTGGTTCTCGCAGCACCCGACCGCCGCGGGTGGTTCCACTTGCCACCGGTCATCCGCGAAGTACTGAACGAATACCCCGAGGTCCTCGACATCGACGACAGCGCAACGATTCTCCGTCGCGCCTCACTCTGGTACGAACGCAACGGCATGTGGGAGGACGCCTTCGATTACATGCTTCGTACTGCACCCGAAGACGTCATTGCTCAAGTGCAGCGAATGCTGCGGGTCAATGCCCCGGGGCCCCTGGGCCTCTCCGCGCCGGCACTGCGAACTTTCGAGAAGTTGCCCGAAGGCGTAAAGCTCGTCCCCTCGACGATCCTTGTACTTGCGAACACGCTGATTCAGAACGACCTCACCGACGAAGCGGCAAACATGCTCTCGCGGGTAGATCCGCACCGCTGGGTTGAAACCGATCAAATCATCGAATACTACGCAGCGCTCGCTTTCGCTCACCGTTGTCGATTCGATCACGAGCGATCGGCTGCCGCCGCGACCTCCGCTCGCCTATTGTTGTCGACTTTGGTCGGTTGCCCGGACAGTCGCCGCGCATACCTTGCTGTTCGTTCGACGAATCAGTTGATCGACGTTCGCCTATGGGAAGGCGATCTCGATTCGGTTCGGTCGCTGACAGATTCGATCAATCGGGACATACACATGGCAGCGAGCCCGATCTCGACCGTTCGATTCGTGGCAGCCACAGCGATACTCGCACTCGATTCCGGCGACACTGCGACAGCGGAGTTCCGCGCGCGCGAATCCATCAACGAAGCCGCCCGCCTGGGCATCAGCGGCACTCACGTAACAGCGGAGGCACACTTTACACTCGGATCGCTCGCTCTCGAGTCGGGTGACCTCGCCGGGGCTGTCTCCGAACTCGAACACGCCCGGTCACTCGCCGCCCAGGGGCAGTTTCCCACAATCGTTGCACGCATCGAGCTCACGCTCGCCGAATGTGCTGCCGCCGAGCGCCGCTGGGATGACGCATCCCACATTCTCGAAGCAACACTAGGCTCAATCGACGCGGTCCGCGCGGCCCACGACGTCGCCCTACACCGGCGGACGGCCGCGAATGCACTTGCGCTGCACACCGACTCGGGCGCCCACCACCGAGCTCGGGCCACCTTCGAATACCTGGTTGACGCAGTGCGTAGCGGTATTGGTCCATTTACAGGCGGCGCAGCCCGGGCAGCACTCCGATATGCCCTGCGGCAGAACGCTGTCGAACACGGTCCTGCTCTCATTGCGACACTGGCGAAGTCGCCCGAACCGATCGACACAGTGCTCACACATCTAGGCCGGGCATGGTTGAGCGCAGACAGACCCCGCGAGGCGGCCGCGTCGACGATCGCGGCGCTCGAGATCGCGGACCGATGGGGGTTGTACCGGACGATTTCCGAGTACACGGTTGGCATCGACCACATACTCCGATCGATCGTCGACGATCCGGGCGTGAGTGCGGAAGCCAGCGGCCGAGTGGTCCGGCGCGCACGCGACCTGCTGAATCGCGTAGACGCCGAACCATTCTCCCTGTTGAGTGAACGTGAGATCGCAGTCGCCGCATTACTCCCGACCCGCCTCACCAACAAGGAAATGGCCGCCGAACTGTGGATCTCAGCGAACACGATGAAGACCCACGTTCGACACATCTACGAGAAACTCGGGGTCACCCGCCGCATCGAGGCCGTCGATCGCCTCGTCGAGTTGGGAATCCTCCGCAGTACTCACGGGTCCCCCTGA